The sequence AGCTCCAGGCGCGCCCGCCGGGCACACCGCTGGATGGCTTCCGTTTCTCCAACGGCAACCGCGTCGTGGCCCGCCCGCTGTCGCTGTTCGAGAGTGACCTGGGGCTGGCGGTGGCGGTGGTGGACTTCTCCAGCCTGGACGAGGTGGTGACCTCGCTGCGCCACGTGGTGCTGCTGGCGTTCGGCATCGGCCTGGCGCTGTTCCTCGTGGTGGCCTTCTTCGTCTCCCGCGCGTTCATCCTCGTGCCGCTGGACGCGATGATGAGCATGGCGCGCCGGCTCGCGGAGGCGGACCTCACCGGCCGCGTGGACGTGGGCACCGAGGACGAATTGGGCAAGCTCGCCGAGGCGCTCAACCGCATCGCCCAGAGCTGGCGCGACACGCTGGGCCGCGTGCGCGGCGTGTCGGACGTGGTGGCCGGCGTCATCGAGCAGATTCACCGCACCGGCACCACCGTGTCCTCCGGCGCGAGCACCGTGCAGGCCCGCGTGGAGGAGACGTCCTCCTCCATGGTGGAGATGATGGCCTCGCTGCGAGGCATCGCGGAGAACGTCGAGGTGCTCTACCAGAGCGCCGAGGAGAGCAGCTCCTCCATCATGGAGATGGCCGCCACCAACGACGAGGTGGCGGAGAACGTCCAGGCCATGGCCGCCAGCGTGGAGGAGACCACCAGCGCCATTGAAGAGATGACGTTCTCCATCAAGGAGGTGGCCAAGAACATCCAGGAGCTGTCCGCCTCCACGGAGGAGACGTCCTCGGCCATCAGCCAGATGGATGCGGCCATTGGTCAGGTGGAGGCCAACGCGAAGGAGACGGCCCGCCTGTCCGAGCAGGTCTTCGAGGACGCGCAGACGGGCGTGGAGTCCCTGCGCAAGACGCTCACCGGCATCGACCGTATCAAGGAGACGAGCCGCACGTCGGCCAACGTCATCGACAGCCTGGGCCGGCGCATCTCCGAGATTGGCAACATCCTCAACGTCATCGACGACGTGGCGGAGCAGACCAACCTCCTGGCGCTCAACGCGGCCATCATCGCCGCGCAGGCCGGCGAGCACGGCAAGGGCTTCGCGGTGGTGGCGGAGGAAATCAAGGACCTCGCCGAGCGCACCGGCGCGTCCACGAAGGAAATCGCCGAGCTCATCCGCAGCATCCAGGAGGAGAGCCGCAACGCCGTCGTCGTGATGAACCAGGGCGTGCGCAACGTGGAGGAGGGCGTGCAACTGGGCCGCGAGGCGGAAGGGGCGCTGCGCAAAATCAACGACAGCACCCAGAAGTCCACGCAGATGGTGAAGGCCATTGCCCGCGCCACCGTGGAGCAGGCGCGCGGCAGCAAGCAGGTGACGGCCTCCATCCACCGCATCAGCGAGACGGTGTCGCAGATTTCCAAGGCCTCCAACGAGCAGGCCAAGGGCGGCGAGCAGATCATGAAGAGCGCCGAGAAGATGAAGGCGCTCACCGCCCACGTGCAGCGCAGCAGCCAGGAGCAGGCGCACGGCAGCAAGCAGATTACGCGCTCCATCGAGAGCATCAACGAGATGGTGACGCACCTCAACCGCGCCCAGAAGGAGCAGACCAAGGGCAGCGAGCAGGTGCTCAAGGCGGTGGAGACCATCAAGGGCGTGTCGGAGCACCAGACACGCTCGGTGCGTCAGCTGGAGGAGGCCATCGACAACCTCCAGCGGCAGGCGGAAATCCTCCGTGCCGAGGTGCGTCGTTTCCGCGTGTAGGCGTGCGCGGCGCGCGGGAATGGCTTAGGAAGAGGGCCGCACATGGCCACTCAACGTCAGGTCTCCGAGCGCGCGGTGGTGTTCCTCATCGGCGCGGTCCAGTTCGTCAACATCCTGGACTTCGTGATGGTGATGCCGCTCGGCCCGGACTTCGCGAAGGGGCTGGGCATCGCCGCCTCGCACATCGGCACCATTGGCGGCGCGTACACGGCGGCCGCGAGCGTGGCGGGGCTGGTGGGTGGCTACTTCCTGGACCGGTACGACAGGCGCAAGGCGCTGGCCGTGTCCATGCTGGGGCTGGTGCTTTCTACGGCGGCGGGCGGGCTCGCCACGGGGCTCTACACGCTGCTGCTGGCGCGCGTGGCGGCGGGCATCTTCGGCGGGCCGGCCACGTCGCTGTCGCTGTCCATCATCGCGGACCTGGTGCCGGTGGAGCGGCGAGGCAGGGCGCTGGGCGCGGTGATGGGAGCCTTCTCCATCGCCTCCATCGCCGGCGTGCCCATGGCGCTGTGGCTGGCGGAGTGGGGCAGCTGGCGCACGCCCTTCCTCGTGGTGGCGGCGTTGGGGCTGCTCGTCGCGGCGGGCGCCCTCTTCTTCCTGCCGCCGGTGCGCGGGCACCTGGAGTCTGGGAGGCCGGTGCACACGGTGGGCGTGCTGGAGCTGCTCTCGCGCGCGGACGTGCAGCTCTCCTACCTCATGACGGCGGTGGTGATGATGGCCAGCTTCGTCATGGTCCCCAACATCTCCGCCTTCGTGCAGCAGAACCTGGGCTACCCGCGTGAGAGCCTGGGCTTCGCGTACTTCGTGGGCGGGCTGGTGAGCTTCGTCACGCTGCGCGTGGCGGGCCCGCTGGTGGACCGGCACGGCGCCTTCGTCGTGGGCACGGTGGGCTCGGCGATGGCGGTGGTGTCCACGTACATCGGCTTCGTGAGCTACCCGAAGTGGTTGCCCGTGCCGGTGCTGTTCATGGCCTTCATGCTGTCCATGGGCATGCGCAACGTGGCCTACAACACGCTCACCTCGCGGGTGCCGGAGAATCCGGTGCGCGCGCGCTTCATGTCCCTGCAGTCCGCCATCCAGCACATGGCCGCGGCCATTGGCGCCTTCGTCAGCGTGCAGCTCCTGACGGACCTGCCGGACGGCACCCTGGGGGGCATGACGAAGGTGGCCGGGCTGTCCATCTTCATGACGCTCCTGGTGCCGCCCATGATGCGGGTGGTGGAGCACCGGGTGCGCGCCCGGGAGCAGGCCCGGGCCCTGGCCGTGGCGCCGGCCAAGGGGGGCGCCGTCCCGCTGTCCCCGGAGGCCTCTCCGCACTCCTGATGGGGCTTTTTGCCCCGCGCCTGCCCGCCTGCCGCGCGCTCACGGTGACGGGCGGACGCATGGATGTGACGAGCGGTTGCGCCGGCCCGCCCGGGGCGCGATAACCCGGGCTGCTTTTCCCGGGAGTGCGTCAGGACATGTTCAACATCGGCGCAGGCGAGATGGTTCTCATCGCGGTGGCCGCGCTGCTCATTCTCGGGCCCAAGCGGCTGCCCGAGCTGGCACGCGGCCTCGGCAAGTTCATGCGGGAGTTCCGCCGGCAGACGGACGAGGTCCGCAACGTCGTGGAGCGGGAGTTCTACTCCCTGGACACCGACGTCTCCGCGCCGCCCGTGCGCCCCGGCTCGCCGTTCGCCAACACGCCGCCGCCCTCCTCGGTGAGCCTGCCCGAGGCGCCCGCCATTCCTCCCGACGCCGCGACTGCGAGCCCGGAGGCGCCCGCCATTCCTCCCGACGCCGCCGCGCCGGCTCCCGCCCCCGCTCCAGGCGCGACGACGCAGGTGCTGGAGCTGGATGCGTCCGGTCCCCGCCCCGCGGAGCCTTCCTTCCTGCGTGAGCCCCAGGCCCCGGCTCCGGCCGAGCCCGCGGCGCTCACCCCTGATACGCCGGTCCCCGTGCCCGGCACGGTGGCGCGCAACGCGCCGAAACGGAGCTGAGCCCTGAGCCCCCCGCCCGTCTCCCCCGAGCCCGAGCTGCGCATGAGCCTGATGGAGCACCTCACGGAGCTCCGCTCGCGCCTGCTCAAGTGCACCATTGCGGTGTTCGTGCTGGGCGCCGTCTCGCTCGTCTTCGCCCGTCCCATCTTCGGCCTGCTGATGCGGCCAGTGCTGGACGCGCTCCCCGAGGGCAACCGCGCGCTCATCTACACGTCCGGCATCGAGGAGATTAACGTCCTCATGAAGGTGGGCGTGTACTGCGGCATCTTCCTCACCACGCCCGTCATCCTGTTGCAAATCTGGGGCTTCGTGTCGCCGGGGCTGTACCCGGAGGAGCGCCGCTTCGCCGCGCCCTTCGTGGCGTTCGGCTCCATCGCCTTCATCCTGGGCGCGAGCTTCTGCTACTTCGCGGTGCTGCCCTCCATGTTCAAGTTCCTCCTCAACGAGGAGGAGACGCTGGCGCTGGAGCAGCGGCTGGACACGGCGCAACTGCGCGCGGAGGACGCGCTGCGCTTCTTGCGCGTGGGTGACGTCGAGCGGGCGGGCTCGCTCGCGAAGGAGACCACGGAGCAGCTGCGGGCGGACGGTGAGGGCCAGGTGGCCGAGCCGCAACAGGCGCCCGCGACGGGCGTGGAGCTGCGCTCGCGGCTGGACGCGCTGGGGCGGCTGTTGGACTCCGCCTCGGAGGGCTTCGGGGCCCCGTCGCGCGTCGTGCTGAGGCAGGCCGTGGAGAAGCGCGTGGAGGCGGTGACTGCGTTCGGCCGCCAGGACTACGCGGCGGCGGCGGCGGCCATGGACAACGCGGTCGGCCTGGTGGGCGGTGCGGCGGCCACGCACTCGGAAGAGCTGCAGCAGGTGTGGAAGCTGGAGAAGGAGCTGGCGTCGGGCATTGCCCAGCACGAGGCCGCGAAGTGGACGCGGCCCATGCTCAGCATGGACGAGCAGCTCTCGCTGGTGCTGCTGCTCATCCTCGCCTTCGGCATCATCTTCGAGCTGCCGCTGGTGATGGCGCTGCTGGGCGTTGTGGGCGTGGTGAAGTCGGGGTGGCTCTTCAAGTACCAGCGCCATGCCTTCGTGGTGTGCCTCATCGCCGCGGCCATCATCACCCCCACGGGTGACGTGGTGAATCTGTCGCTGATGGCGGGCCCCATGCTGGCCTGCTACGAGCTGGGCGTGCTGCTGGTGTGGCTGGTGGAGCGGCGGCGCGCTCGCAACGCGGCGACAACCGACATCACCCCGGCGTCCTAGCAGTCCCGCCCGCGAGGAGGCGCGTTGAAGCTGTCCCGCCGCCAGGCCCAGGTGAACCTGCGCTATCTGCGGGCGCTCATCCGGCGCTTCCGAATCACCCTGGTGTTGTCCGCGGCCCTGTTCCTCCTGGGGCCGCTGTTCTACTGCTTCCGCTACGTGGGGCCGGACGGCACCGGCATCACCTTTGGCGAAGGGCTGCACCACGTCTACTTCCTCATGTACGGCCAGCCGTCGCTGCCGTACGTGCGCGACTGGCTCATCGAGCTGGTCAACGTGGTGATTCCGCCGGTGGGCATCGCCCTGGTGGCGGATGGCGTGGTGCGCTTCGCGTACCTCTTCTTCGCCCGGCACAAGAACGACAAGGAGTGGATTGAAGTGGTCACCGAGACGATGAAGGGCCACGTCGTGGTGTGCGGAGCAGGGCGGGTGGGCTATCGCGTCGTCGCGCAGCTCCGGGAGATGGGCCGCGACGTGGTGGTGGTGGAGAAGCGCGAGGACGCCGCCTTCGTGTCCGCGCTGCGAGACGAGCAGGTGCCGCTGCTCATCGACGACACGCGCAGCCCGCTGTGCCTGCCGCGCACCAACGTGAAGCACGCCTCGGCCATCGTCTGCGCCACGGACGATGATTTGGCCAACCTCAACATCGCGCTCGACGCGCGCCGGCTCAACCCGGACATCCGCGTGGTCATCCGGCTCTTCGACGACGACTTGAGCGGCAAGGTGCGTGACACCTTCAAGGCGGAGGCGCTGTCGAGCTCGTCGCTGGCCGCGCCCGCCATGGCGCTGGCGGCGATGGACCCGCGTATCATCCACTCCTTCCACCTGGGCAAGCACCTGATGGTGGTGTCCCAGTTCGACGCGCGCGAGGGGCTGCCCGGCCTCAACATCGCCAGTGTGCGCGACAGGTTCGGCGCGCTGACGTTGTCGCTGGTGCGAGGCGGGGAGGAGAAGCTCAACCCGCCCGGTGACGAGGTCATCCACGCCGGGGACGTGGTGACGTTCCAGGCGTCGTACCCGGAGTACCGCCGGCTGCGCGCCTTCACCTGCGAGTCCGAGCCGCCGACGTGGTCCCACCAGCCGGCCACGGACGTGCCTCCGGGCCAGCGCAAGGCGGGGTGACGGCGGACGGGGTGCTACGCCACCTGGGCGTGTGCGTATGAGCCCTGTCCGGGCGGCAGCGCGAGCGCGCGGGTGAGGAGCGCGCTCATGGCGTCCCACTCCACCAGGAAGCCGTCGTGCCCGTACGGGCTGGACAGCACGGCGTGCTCGGCGTGACGGCCGTGCTCGCGCAGGCGCCGGGCCAGCGCCTCCATGTGGTGCGGAAGGAAGAGCTGGTCCTGGTCGATGCCCACGCACAGCGCGCTCGCGCGGATGCGCGGCAGTCCCCGGTCCACGCAGCGCGAGAGGTCATGGTGGTCCATGGCTCCCAGCAGCGCGAGGTATGCGCGCGCGTCGAAGCGCGCCTCCAGCTTGCGACCCTGGTGCTCCAGGTAGCTCTGCACCGGGTACAGCGCGCGTGAGGACCACGCGGCCGGACGCGACTGTCCCCGCTCCAGTCCCGGCTCCGCGCGGTACGTGAGCATGGCGAGCTGCCGCGCCAGCTCCAACCCCCGGTGCGGCGCCTCGGGGAAGCCCGGGTCCAACAGAATCGCCTGCCGCGCCACGTGGTTGAAGCCCACCACCCATGACGTGGCGGACTCGGCGGTGGCGATGGGGGCGATGCGCTCGAAGCGCTCCGGCGCCAGCGCCGCGAGGCAGAGGACTATCATTCCTCCCAGCGAGCCGCCGGTGACGAGCTCCACCTCGCCCACGTCCAGCGCATCCAGCGCGAGGAGGATGCTGCGCGCCTGGTCCCACGGCGTAATCGTGGCCGGCAGGCGCGCTTCGTCCTGGCGCAGGTCTCCCTTGGCGGCGGGCGGCGGCGGGCCGAAGCGCGCGTCGTCGAGTCGCCCCGGGAAGCCTTCATCCGCCGGGCCGGTGGTGCCGTAGCACGAGCCCAGGTTGTTGAAGCACAGCAGCCGCACGCGCGCCGGGTCCAGCGCGCGCCCGGGGCCGATGAGGGGCTCCCACCAGCCGCCATCTCCGCCCGCGCGCATGTCACCCGTGAGCGCGTGCACCAACAGCACGGTGGGGACGCGAGCGTGGGGACGGAGGAGTCCATGCGGGCGGGCGCGCTCGACGGCGTGGCGCTGCTCGGCCACGGTGCGGCGGACGACGCGCAGGGTGCTCGCGCGGGCTTCCTCCTCGGAGAGGACGCGCGCGTGCGAGTGGAGCCAGGGCAGGTCCTCCTCCGGGCCCCACCACCAGCCACGGACGAGGTGATTCGAGACGCGTGCGCCGGCCTCGAGCTTCAGGTCGGGCAGGGCGAGGTCGAAGAGGCGCGGTGAGGGCGCGGGGACTGGAGTGCTGGGCGTGGGCATGGGACGCGGATTCCTCGGGTGGAAGGGGCGAGGGAGAGCGCGCGTCCAGGAACGACGAAGCCCACCAACCCTCGCGGGTGGGTGGGCTCCGGTGGCTCGTCAGTGTCGGTGCGAACGTCAGCCGACGCTGGCGGGCTGGGGCCCACCCTGCTTCGACATTCGACACATGGAGCGGAAGTGCTTCATTGCCGCGTACGGATAGTCCCGCGCCCGCTGCGAGTCAAGCCGAGCGTCCGTGACGTGCGTTGTGTGACGTGCAGTCTTGCGCCGCGCTGCGCCGCAACGTGCGCGCCAATTCCTGGGATGTCAGGGCCTTCTGGAAGGCTCCCTCCGCCTGTCGTTGTTCCCACACCCCTGGAGGTATCCCGATGAGGCCACTGCTGTTCCTCGCGGCACTTGCCGTGACGTCGACGGTGTCCGCGAAGCCCAACTCTCCGTTGTACGCCACCGGTGCCGGCCCGAGCGGAGGCCCGGCGGTGAAGACGTTCGACCCGAACACCAACGGCAACTGGGTCTCCTTCTACGCCTACGAGTCCACCATGAGCGCGGGCGTGGAGATGGCCACCGGCCGCGTCACCACGAACTGGCGTCCGGACATCGTCACCGGCACGGGTGAGGGAGGTGGCCCGC comes from Pyxidicoccus parkwaysis and encodes:
- a CDS encoding alpha/beta fold hydrolase is translated as MPTPSTPVPAPSPRLFDLALPDLKLEAGARVSNHLVRGWWWGPEEDLPWLHSHARVLSEEEARASTLRVVRRTVAEQRHAVERARPHGLLRPHARVPTVLLVHALTGDMRAGGDGGWWEPLIGPGRALDPARVRLLCFNNLGSCYGTTGPADEGFPGRLDDARFGPPPPAAKGDLRQDEARLPATITPWDQARSILLALDALDVGEVELVTGGSLGGMIVLCLAALAPERFERIAPIATAESATSWVVGFNHVARQAILLDPGFPEAPHRGLELARQLAMLTYRAEPGLERGQSRPAAWSSRALYPVQSYLEHQGRKLEARFDARAYLALLGAMDHHDLSRCVDRGLPRIRASALCVGIDQDQLFLPHHMEALARRLREHGRHAEHAVLSSPYGHDGFLVEWDAMSALLTRALALPPGQGSYAHAQVA
- the tatC gene encoding twin-arginine translocase subunit TatC; translated protein: MSLMEHLTELRSRLLKCTIAVFVLGAVSLVFARPIFGLLMRPVLDALPEGNRALIYTSGIEEINVLMKVGVYCGIFLTTPVILLQIWGFVSPGLYPEERRFAAPFVAFGSIAFILGASFCYFAVLPSMFKFLLNEEETLALEQRLDTAQLRAEDALRFLRVGDVERAGSLAKETTEQLRADGEGQVAEPQQAPATGVELRSRLDALGRLLDSASEGFGAPSRVVLRQAVEKRVEAVTAFGRQDYAAAAAAMDNAVGLVGGAAATHSEELQQVWKLEKELASGIAQHEAAKWTRPMLSMDEQLSLVLLLILAFGIIFELPLVMALLGVVGVVKSGWLFKYQRHAFVVCLIAAAIITPTGDVVNLSLMAGPMLACYELGVLLVWLVERRRARNAATTDITPAS
- a CDS encoding Sec-independent protein translocase subunit TatA/TatB, with the protein product MFNIGAGEMVLIAVAALLILGPKRLPELARGLGKFMREFRRQTDEVRNVVEREFYSLDTDVSAPPVRPGSPFANTPPPSSVSLPEAPAIPPDAATASPEAPAIPPDAAAPAPAPAPGATTQVLELDASGPRPAEPSFLREPQAPAPAEPAALTPDTPVPVPGTVARNAPKRS
- a CDS encoding potassium channel family protein, producing MKLSRRQAQVNLRYLRALIRRFRITLVLSAALFLLGPLFYCFRYVGPDGTGITFGEGLHHVYFLMYGQPSLPYVRDWLIELVNVVIPPVGIALVADGVVRFAYLFFARHKNDKEWIEVVTETMKGHVVVCGAGRVGYRVVAQLREMGRDVVVVEKREDAAFVSALRDEQVPLLIDDTRSPLCLPRTNVKHASAIVCATDDDLANLNIALDARRLNPDIRVVIRLFDDDLSGKVRDTFKAEALSSSSLAAPAMALAAMDPRIIHSFHLGKHLMVVSQFDAREGLPGLNIASVRDRFGALTLSLVRGGEEKLNPPGDEVIHAGDVVTFQASYPEYRRLRAFTCESEPPTWSHQPATDVPPGQRKAG
- a CDS encoding methyl-accepting chemotaxis protein; protein product: MTARFKKPGLRSLLLGSFALVLALILGTLYFVVPSMVEAHLERRLLKHGESKAEQIARVVAAQSGTGSSPGLNSLGDLLGGDDDFAVLAVVAADGRVAITHPPKPPDWFERELQARPPGTPLDGFRFSNGNRVVARPLSLFESDLGLAVAVVDFSSLDEVVTSLRHVVLLAFGIGLALFLVVAFFVSRAFILVPLDAMMSMARRLAEADLTGRVDVGTEDELGKLAEALNRIAQSWRDTLGRVRGVSDVVAGVIEQIHRTGTTVSSGASTVQARVEETSSSMVEMMASLRGIAENVEVLYQSAEESSSSIMEMAATNDEVAENVQAMAASVEETTSAIEEMTFSIKEVAKNIQELSASTEETSSAISQMDAAIGQVEANAKETARLSEQVFEDAQTGVESLRKTLTGIDRIKETSRTSANVIDSLGRRISEIGNILNVIDDVAEQTNLLALNAAIIAAQAGEHGKGFAVVAEEIKDLAERTGASTKEIAELIRSIQEESRNAVVVMNQGVRNVEEGVQLGREAEGALRKINDSTQKSTQMVKAIARATVEQARGSKQVTASIHRISETVSQISKASNEQAKGGEQIMKSAEKMKALTAHVQRSSQEQAHGSKQITRSIESINEMVTHLNRAQKEQTKGSEQVLKAVETIKGVSEHQTRSVRQLEEAIDNLQRQAEILRAEVRRFRV
- a CDS encoding MFS transporter, which translates into the protein MATQRQVSERAVVFLIGAVQFVNILDFVMVMPLGPDFAKGLGIAASHIGTIGGAYTAAASVAGLVGGYFLDRYDRRKALAVSMLGLVLSTAAGGLATGLYTLLLARVAAGIFGGPATSLSLSIIADLVPVERRGRALGAVMGAFSIASIAGVPMALWLAEWGSWRTPFLVVAALGLLVAAGALFFLPPVRGHLESGRPVHTVGVLELLSRADVQLSYLMTAVVMMASFVMVPNISAFVQQNLGYPRESLGFAYFVGGLVSFVTLRVAGPLVDRHGAFVVGTVGSAMAVVSTYIGFVSYPKWLPVPVLFMAFMLSMGMRNVAYNTLTSRVPENPVRARFMSLQSAIQHMAAAIGAFVSVQLLTDLPDGTLGGMTKVAGLSIFMTLLVPPMMRVVEHRVRAREQARALAVAPAKGGAVPLSPEASPHS